tgccactggttcctcaacataggatagatccttgtccaactagactgaactgaaatccaacatgtgcaaCAGATCACCATGATagctctggagcatcgaaacatgaaatatcggttgaactcctaccaagttgggaggtaaggcaagctcataaccAACCTCCCTAACACACCTCAATACCTCAAAAGGGCCAATGAACCACATaatcaacttccctttcttccaaaaactcataacgcccttcataggcgaaacccgaagtagaaccttctctctaaccatataggaaacatcacgaaccttccggtccgcataactcttctatctggactgggctgtacggagtctatcctgaattaccttaaccttctccaaagcatcttgtaCCAAGTCCTTGCCCAATAATCTgtcctcacccggctcaaaccaacccaccggggatctacaccgtctaccatataaagcctcgtacggtgccatttgaatgctggactaatagctgttattgtaggaaaactcctccaatggcaagaactgatctcaagaccctccaaactcaatcacacatggaCAGAGCATATCCTCGAGAATCtcaatagtgtgctcggactacccgtccgtctgaggatgaaatgttgtactcgaCTCCACTCGAGTaaccaactcatgttgaacggctatctagaatcgtgatgtgaactgagtacctctatctgaaatgatggaaattggaataccatgtagacgaacaatctcccggatatagatcgcTACCAAACGCTCCAAAGAATAAGTAATatacacaggaataaagtgagcggacttggtcagccaatccacaatcacccaaatagcatcaaactttttcaaagtctgtgggagcccgactacaaagttcatggtgatccgctccatcttccactctggaatctctatctactgaagcaacccacccggtctctggtgctcatacttcacctgctgacagttaaggcaccgagctaccaatccaactatatctttcttcatccgcctccaccagaaGTGcttcctcaaatcttgatacatcttcgcggcacccggatgaatggaataccgcgagatatgggccttctccagaatcaacACCCGAAGCCCATGAACATTGGGTACACAGATCCGACCCTACAtcatcaataccccatcatcaccaatagtcacatctctagcatcaccatgttgaaccttgtccttgaggacaagcaaatgagggtcatcatgctgacgctccctgatacaatcaaataaggaagatcaaaaaaccatgcaagctagaacctgattgggctccgaaagatccaatcttataaactggctggctaagacctgagcatccatcgccataggcctctccgatactggtaaataagccaaactccccaaactctctgcccgacgagtcaaagcatcggccaccacattggccttacctaaatgatacaaaatagtgatatcatagtccttcagtaactctaaccatctcctgtGGTGCAAATTTACATCATTTTGCTTGAATAGGTGTTGCAAGcttcgatggtcagtataaatctcacaaggaacaccatacaaataatgacgctagatcttcagggcatgaacaatggcagctaactcaaggtcatggactggataattcttctcatgtaccttcaactgtctggacacgtacgcaatcaccctaccattctgcatcaacaacTCTCCGAGGCGAATCCTCGAGGAATCATaatagaccatataagaccccgaacctgtaggcagtatcaaaattggggctatagtcaaagctgtcttgagcttctgaaagctcgcctcacactcttccatctaCTGGAATGTAGAAGTCTTctaggtcagtctggtcataggggctgcaatcgatgaaaacccctcaataaATTTGCGGTAGTAACCCGCAAAGCCAAGGAAgctgcggatctctatagctgaggatggtctgggccaactctacatggcttctactttcttcggatccacctgaataccctcactcgacgcCATGTGGCCTAAGAATTACATGGAATCccaccaaaactcacatttttagaacttagcatacaacttatTTTATcttaaggtctgaagcactatcctcaggtgctactcatgatcttcctAACTCCGGggatacaccagaatatcatcaataagacaatgacgaacgagtcaagatacgaccggaacacattgtgcatcaaatgcataaaggttgatgattgtcagcccaaatgacataacaaggaactcgtaatgaccataccgagtcctgaaagtagggTTCGGTATATCTGGATCCCGAATCTTCAAtagatggtaacctgagcacaagtcaatcttagaaaacatccatgcgccctaaagctggtcaaacagatcatcaatacgaggcaaatgataatagttcttcattgtaactttgttcaaatggtgataatcaatacacatacgcatataaccatcctttttattcacaaacaagacaagagcaccccaaagtcatacactgggctgaataaaacccttatcaaaaAATTACTGTAACtcatccttcaactccttcaattcaggaggagccatacgatatggaggaatataAATGGGCTAAGTTCccagcaacaaatcaatgcctaaatcaatatctctatcaggcggcatgcctagaatatcagctggaaacacatcaggaaaatcccgtaccactaggactgaatcaactgaaggggcaTCAATAttgatatctctcacataagctaaatacacgtCACACCCATTCTTAACTATACAgtgagctttaaggaaagaaaaaactctactgggagtgtgatctaaagtacccctccactcaacacgcggtagaCCTAGCATAGCCAGAATCATAGTTttggcgtgataatcaagaatagcaaaATGGAGCGACAACCAtttcatgcccaagataatatcaaaattgaccatcttgagcaacaataaattggctctggtctcaaaaccactaagagcaaccaaacatgaccgataaatgcAGTCCACAATAAGAAAATCTcctacaagagtagaaacataaacatgggaactcaaagaatcccgaggtacaccc
The Nicotiana sylvestris chromosome 11, ASM39365v2, whole genome shotgun sequence DNA segment above includes these coding regions:
- the LOC138881121 gene encoding uncharacterized protein encodes the protein MVTAPVATPPTQPARGGGDFLIVDCIYRSCLVALSGFETRANLLLLKMVNFDIILGMKWLSLHFAILDYHAKTMILAMLGLPRVEWRGTLDHTPSRVFSFLKAHCIVKNGCDVYLAYVRDINIDAPSVDSVLVVRDFPDVFPADILGMPPDRDIDLGIDLLLGT